The following is a genomic window from Aphis gossypii isolate Hap1 chromosome X, ASM2018417v2, whole genome shotgun sequence.
AGTTCGTAGCCATTCACATCCCTGACGATTATGTCACGTCGATGGTGTCAGACCCTAAGAGCGAATATTTGATCATGAGCTTTGAAAGCGGCTACATCAAGACGTGGTTGGTGACCAACTTCGGGCAGCCGAGACACACGATCTACAACGTGGACATGCCGTCGCTTAGGTTACGTTTCCCGttcttgataattatatttttcatgggCCGAGCCGAGCGTGCCGCCTCGAAGAACATGAATGGCCCGCTGTTGGTCAGTGCTTACAGGGCACACTTACAGCGCATCAATCACGTCGAATTTATCGAAAAACTGGAGCTAGTAGTCACTAGCAGTGTGGACAAAATGATCCGTATCTGGACGTTGGCCGGTCATTACGTTGGAACTTTGGGTAAATGCATCATCACGGTCCGTCATAGGATATGATAAGTACTGTAACGTGATAAGGGAAGGGacaacttaaatattagatatccATAAAAGATAGttggattatatattatatatagatattagatatatagatatatagtaCTGTGATTAAGGGTTGGAACATAATagaatcttatatttattttaataacgagGACTCAGTTTCAGTTACGAGTATCATTATTGCGTTTGTTCTCTACAATCgacttataaacaatatattagatatctaTACTcatacaatacctatattgaataagttttttattaggtGGGTGtgttgtatatactattttcaaaacatttaagttttaataagcTATTgcctatttatagtatataccgtattcctaatagtaaaatacatttatttaatttgtaatttacctatacctatttagtaataaaagcTCATTGAATTtttcgaatttatttttaaaaagtatttaagataaattatgcatatttttatttattatttattaattcaattcatTTCGAATacggttttttaataattcaattcataattttaaatatcactaCAACTTTCTTTGAGGGTGTTGAATAAAGTTTCAAAAAAGTTTAcaaaatagtaggtaggtacttagttaaaaataattattaattataatactttgatatactatataaatatctactaCTTacctaattacctatataaaaactcgtttgttataaaacctaacttataaattaataattacctattacctataacctatttagttatttactagctaagttaatattaatataggtatttaaatttaaaattaaaataataaccgtttgttaataaaagtgtaataatttggattaattaatttgtcatgtaaatacttatactGGCTACTACGGTTCATCATCGTGTTAaatgtaaatcattatattaaattcatcataTAACACAGCCACACAGGATTGGCGAACCTTTCCTTTATTTTCTTTGTGTGTCAACTAATTTAATGAccctttttttaattgaaaattcctACATCCATCActtaaacgataaaaaacaAACCTTGCGTGCGTCACTTTAATATCATACACGTGTCACGTGTGTCATAGGTTCACCATCACtgacttaatatttttgatacttttcaaaaatattatttgttcaaaattagtatcagtatattattaaagtacagTGGAACCTCAATAAGTCGAAATTCAAGggaaatgcaattttttttcgaattacCAAGGTTTTCTTTCAAGGTAatctatattaaagtatttaatatttagatttaggtatataaattaagtaaaaaaaaaagtatttgaaaacatatttaatacagaaacatttaaaatattatcggcTACCTACAATGTTCTCAAAAATGCACTGTtgcatagtatttaataaaatatttaaacaattatataaatacttagtaGTTAGAAGTCTTCGCCAACGATCATCATACCACGTTGAATACATCAGTTCTCATCCGATCACAGTTAAGCAACTTGGTGTGTAGTTAGTGGATGAGTGACCGTAAGGAAGCCTTACGTGTCATTAGCTATTCATTCAATGGAGCACGTAGTGATTCCTTCCAGTGACCCAACCAAGTATTGAAGATTcacgtaattttttatagatgtttgagtattttttttaaatattaattttcaatctattaattttaaatcattgtctactttttttttaaataatatctataataatcaatactctttattttaataatatcacctAATGTTTCgacaattttagtattaatgattacaaatatatgtaaataattataaataatattgtacattaattaaattaaaatataattataacttattagtaGGCCTGAGGCCGTAGACCTATACATAAAACACAACCCACAtcgtgatttttaattattataatataatatattatgtaaatattttatgcgttAGTTTGTATTAgtgtgcataatatttaataaggtGACATAGTGCCTTTAAAAAgaagttcatattattaaatatgaaaggAGGGAATTAGCGAACTAAGTAATTGAGTTTAAAGCTGAAAAGAACtaggataaaatatttattatttcattaaatattgtacctattaaatacttgaattttatcaaggatagtttttttttttgtatattagtaCACTAGCtcagataaaaatgttttataatttttgaaaaatgactACCCATAGGTGTAATGAAATcgggtaggtatatataatttggaaccaatacattaattaattcattacctATGTTATGAGTGTTGTGAGTTTATGACTTATGAATATACGAGTAGAATCTTTTATATTCACTCaatgtattgattaataaattgttcattatattatgacgatatttataatcattttaaaaagttttttataatagaatgcTACTTATAtggttttcttaaaattatgacaaaaaacactaaaatctattataactataaacttaatgatattattgtattaactataaggtacacatttttatttattcttaaatagtacctaattaactaatatagttaataaatacacaaaatatcattgtaattgaatattattttataattaatgaaatcatatgattaataaaataatataatatattataaaatatactgaatAGTCAAtactatattcatttttttctttagcattgcaataatttaattattttaattaattataaaaataaaaaatgtataatacaataattatacaaaaatatatttggctataaactattatttattttatatttgcacaataaaaaaaaataaataataaaagaatcttttattgtaaaattctttaatttcAAGCCCgagatgttaaaattaaaaaattattcagtattcctataatgtataaattacaatataatttatgtattattgtgatttatttaaattttttaggaacatatttttaactttataaaatgcttgtatataaaaataaataaataaaaatatcaataaatagttaCCACAAAAAgagctaaaatattttgaaattcatatcatgtttattaaattataacacaaatGATGCAAGTTTGTTGGTCCAAATCtggttttgcataatattataaagagaaTTCCtccaattaattgaaatatactgtacattttttatttttattttacccacTACTTCCCCACActcttaaaaaaactatttactttataacatTTGTTACTAAAAACCACtctcaaagttaaaataatttttactgtatCGAAAGATAATATGGACACAAAAcacataactatataaaacaaatatattattcatcatcATTCAACTCAGCAATATCACCAATATGTAAATAGACACtcttgattgaaaaaaaaatgtgttgtgCATACTtaaaatagatacctatattaaattacacaccaaaatacattaaacattagacattttttaaatcggtGATATTTATGGTCCAAAGTTTTCGTTAATTTTCAGTTGCGTAAATcgaaccaaaaaatatttctgggTTAcagagtatataaatattaaataaataaatgattatattgcatttttaggAATGATATGGCCAAACATACCAAGAACCCGTCCGGTAAATATTCTACAGTTTAAGATTCCTGCGGATATTCAAAGGCAAGCGTCATTCACTACGATTCAAGTTTTGAAAGATGGCGTTAATTCAAGTTTACGGTCACCAGCAATATGGGACAAACTAGAATTGTTAAGACAGCAACGTGATACACGTGGCAAAAAAGGCAAGAGGAAACTACACGACGAAAAATGCCCAGATCTACCTTTACACGACGTACACAAGGGATATTTGAAAGCTAAAACTGCACCGATTATACGCCCAGTAGTAATAAAGATAGACGAATCAAAGCCTAGAATAAAGATTCATAAGCATGTCCCTTTGTGCGATCTCGATGATATTCCTCGAATACCTAAGTTGGAGAAAACAAAAGAAGAATCCGCTCCTAGAGCAAAACTTAttcttttcaaataataattttatatatttatttatttattattaatatacagcaAACggactttaaaatatttctagaataaaattattattaaaaataaaataattaacaataaagtaaaaaaatagctTAATTGTGTTTAAGTTTAGATAACTAAGAACTCTGaaaattaagattatatttaatataggtatttaattgtatgtcgtatgaaatttttatctattaaaatttttattaaagatggttaggttaggtacttattaagtAGATAGTGAAGTGAATGATGATTTAATTGAACCAAATAAGTTTGAATGTAAGAGACTATGAgacatataaattaagttgaaattcgaaaattataaataaatataatttattatacctatcattaatatacaattatacaaattgtattatctatTGTACATCTAGAGGCTAGAATCTAGACTTAAACTTCGCCGGCCCTTTAGGGCATACGAAGCAGAAAACCCTGGGcttaaatacgccactggGGCACTAAGCCCATTTGTGTAGGtacagtgtaaaataataatattcataactagAGCGcaaatttatatgcattaaaaaccaACCAAATAAGagctaaaaaatactaaaatgttaaaatatgcataaaaaattagtaaaaaatattatttattgaacaataGAGAAATAATGTCAATGTTCAATCATGGTCGTAACcgatattttcgtttttcttACCTTagttacgtattttatttctcCGATTATTGATCTAAGCCCTAAGGCAATATTTGggaaaaacatttattgaatttattccTACAATaaacctaataatttattttgatattaatcgaaactttaatgtacaatatttttttttatattaatagtatctatttaaaaaatatctaagaaaacaaaaaaaaaaaacattgaaattgGTATGCCCTAAAAGATgaaatatgcaattaaaattgtaaaataagtccttaaaatagaaacaatatgtcaaaatatgcaaaaatatgcattaaaaaagtttcattTTCTAAATCGATGTGtcaatgaaacaaattttgtgCTCACATAGCATATCATACGATcgaccaaaataaaatatatgcataatatgcaTACAAATCCGCGTTTTATTCATTACGATTATATGACTTCTACGGTTATTTATAATCCGAATGGTCGAGTGGCAAAAGTGtgtgtttgtataggtacccaatataatacaatataatattaatttaaactcaaGACTGCCCCGAGTGCAAACTACAAATTCGTCGTAACTCGTAAAGTCGTAATAGCATTGCTGTATGCAATTTGCATTCAGTGCATCGGTGATCGTGATGGCGTCGGCACTGTTCGCACTCGTAAGCGGTCGCGCAAAAACGCATCGCTTATTCGATcgtactaaaacaaaaaaaaatcgtaaatcgTAATCCGCAATTCACGTATCGCGATCGTCAAAGACGATCGTTTGCGGTGGAGAGATTCTGGAAACGCGTGTGGTAACGGATCGCGCCGCCAGTGGCAGCACTGCGACAAGCCTCGAGACACGCATTTCTCGGCACCGATCATAAGTTGGCAGTTAAACTTAAACGTATCGTTTGATGTTATGCTCAAAGTCGATACTCGCGATTCAATATCACAGGAACCACGGACTTAGGAGTTACTACGTCATACGTCGTTATGATACAAGTGTCTACTATCAATAGTTGTACCGTACCACCTCCGAACCGCAGATTGAAACTGGacagattaaatattatcaaataatatttgattcgTGTCTGAACGAACGGTGGTCAGTGAACGTTTTCCGTTTGGTAAGCCGTCGGCGGGCACGTCGATTTCGCGTCTCGCAAAAACACGTGTTTGTGtgcgttttgtttattttatctgtcGTTTGTGATAGATAAGTTCTCGTCCCATTCTCGACGACTGCGAGATCTTGTCGATTTGGTTTTGGTGACTGCAGTACAATCGTGATATGAAAACCGGAACAGTGGATATTGACCACGTCCAAAGTGAAAACAATAGCTGTTTGTCGTGCAGAGTATCTGGTTCGGTTACTTTCTTATCGGTCGCCACGTAGGTACTTCTATTTCCGCTGTAAGCACATTAAACCCGTATATTACTTAGGAACTCCAAGTATGCATAACACTACCTATTTATCACACTATTTTGCATATCTGTGACaagattaatattgaaaattactaATGTTTCCATGTCATAGTGCCActcgtgttattatttataatatctatatttattacccaatttattatattatattttttatttttattttattattattattaatatattatatttttcgtttacaGGTATGATATCTTTAGCTGTAGCGAGAGCATTAGATTTGAAACCATTCaatggttaatattttaatatcaaccaTAGCATTTAttgtaaagtaattttaaaagtccAATCAATATGCAATCCTCATCATCACAAAAACGTTACAAACCTCTGCAGATTGTCAAGATATCAGCTATATCAAaccaaaaaaacaatagaaacGAGCCCAAGTTTAAAGACAAAAATGCGTTGTTTAAATAtggaaattataataggtaaggttacatgttattttcaaagccaaaaattatttaccttaTATATCTACCCCCACATATTTTAACTTGGTTAGAAAAACATTTCCAAATGGAAACACATTTTAAGTGGATCAAAGGACTGTATCTTTCAATAAATTGATGAGTATGatctagaatataaataaactggtATTGTGTTAATCACTATAGGTAACATTAAacagtctataatattattattaattattttcaattggtgtaatttgtaaaaatcaagAGCATATCCTGGTTCAGTTATTATactctttaatttaatataacttttctaattttaaacaaaaaaataagaaaattgtataatagattatttaattattaaccatcgatttgtttacttattattcaaatatagtaaaataaagactttttacatacaattatcataattataacaacCTAGATTAGAAAAATTTTAGCTTCACGtaagtttgatttttaatatataattcataatgagaaatataaaacagtattggcagttttttttgtatttttatataattaacattacttCATTGTTAATACCTATTTCTTAACTTGTAGTCTTAGTGTTCATCATTTTTGTGAAAAGAAAAACTTAGTCTCAAACTTCAATAGTTGCTTGTTTTCAATCCTTATATACACTACTTATTtgctatttatagattttaaatgttatgtttttttttattcattaaatttattgaattgcCAATTGGGTATTTGTGcaggtatctattataataattacatttattaattgttcatattattcaCTCTTAATACCTAGTTGTtggtttatgaaaattaactgATATGGTGGACTGTGCCACTGTAGTTAGTGTAAAAGGGAATAATAgcctgaattttatttatttattattactttattacatccattttaaaatcttaaagatttcttatactataatagtttacatgatgtaaattaaaaatctgtaGTGTAAtgttaatcttaaaattatcaattggtataaaatggatataataacatataatattatacatgtttaagCTTAAATAACTCCTTTCCttagtatttcaataaaacaataaaaatactacatCACAGAAATAATGCCTTCTATATTgagtaaaaattttgaatcccTAAAGTGATATAGCtctgataaaatatactcatGGGAACATTGTTTTGGGTCTCAATATTTACATGTATAGCATCCTCTTAATTAAGAGTTAcagtgtaaattaaataaaaatattattaatcaaattataaaaatcattaagaacataactattaaattgtttactaaGTAAAAGTGTtattcaatgtataataagGTGTCATTGCAATATGCATAAtgcgttattttaatttataattaatttacataaatattgtttcaattaaatatgtaaccttttgaagaaatttatatttttctagccttggatttaaacataaaatacctatatgacatacatgatattttcaaaaaaaaattattttaatgcaatttcatatttttttttcttttagataCTATGGTTATCGCAATCCAGATGATGAAGATAATAGGCTGAAAGTGTTAACTGAacgtatagatttattttgtgGCAAGGATGTGTTGGACATTGGCTGTAATATTGGCCATGTAACATTCAGCGTTGCTAGAGATTTTGGTGCAAAGTCGGTCGTAGGAATGGATATTGATcgtaaactaataaatattgcacGCAAAAATATACAGCATTACATCAACGATACGGCGCAGTCTTCCTTACACCGGTCACTAGATTACcattttaaagataatgcTTCTAGAAGTCATAATGATCCAAACTGtgataaaatcaaatcatttcCTACATCATTAGCTACTCTATATGGCCCTATTAATTTACCTGGTATGACAGTATCTGGAAGATTTCCCTACAATGTATCGTTTTTACAAGTCAGTAATTAATAAGGTTTGTGACAATTCTAcagatttatattcataacaaCTGCAATATGTTACAGGGAAATTATGTATTAGAATCTGACCATTTACTATCATTGGAAACATGTAAGTTCGACGTTATTCTCTGTTTAAGCATTACCAAATGGCTTCACTTGAATTGGGGTGATGACGGTTTAAAACGAGCTTTCAAACGTATGTATGCACAGTTGCGACCTGGTGGAATACTTGTGGTAGAACCTCAGCCATGGAAATCATATAGTCGTAGAAAAACATTgacagtaaatatataaataatgttattaaacaagtagaatattaatttttaaatacataattttaggaaaacatttggaaaaattacaaaaatattcaactgaAACCAACAATGTTTACAGACTATCTATTGAATGAAGTTGGTTTTTCCAACTGTGAAAGTATCTCTATACCTTATAACCCATCTAAAGGGTTCCAACGTCCGCTcagtttgtataaaaaaccTTTCATCAGTGCCTAGAAAGAAACCAAAGTGCATAATAGTTTAACTAAATGAAACGTAAAATTCCTaaacatagtattaaaatactttataatttgttataattcaagttCATTGCTTAATAATtggttatttaacattttcatatctcttaatatttaatactattatttaagttatattaattttacaatttggaagatgaattaatatttttattgtttaaaatatttaatatattaatttttttttcattattattattattttttttttttttatgaaagttatttagttatactttgtttatttatagatataaaaaatataacattgctATTTGCTTTCACTTTTCATATACTTGttcattaatatgattttcaatatattaatttgatatgtAAGCaccaattttttagtttaatgttataacataACTACAGGTGTTAAATAatcgtatttaatttattcatgtgCTTCCATTCAAGTTCATTacacaatttatacttaattgttccttgaaatatattttattcaatatttatgtgtatctagacaatatacattatacactatagTTGTCTGTGTTAGCTATTAGGATATACATAGTATCAGTGGCATACATCAATGTCCCAAGTTATACAACTGCATAGGTTGTCGCAACTTGTGATGGATGGGTGGGAAGCTTGTTAGAGGGATACTggatagtaattaaatatttgagttcctatttatatggtataactaactcaaaatattattgtatacttaattatactaaatttacaacgtagataaaatctaataacaagccaatttatttaatccaaaaaaattaaaataaaaaaaaagtaggctAGTGAGTAGTGGCATCTCTACTGTACAGTAGGACCTGTGAGCGTTGAGTGAGACAGTGGTTCACATTAATAgagtatagtaaaaatgtaaaatatatagactataaagatagaaatttgaattcaatgcaatttatcaatataattttctttatataatataattctgagtggagactatattattgttattatataaatgataacataatatcctACAAAAGTGTAGAATGAAAATACGTGTTTGTCCAGATATTAtgctataagttataacacatgcacaacataatatataaatatttaattaataaattaatttgtatagtgaTATTAAAGttgtgttttttaattcaatagtgAATTGACATTATAGTatgtcaataaaatacaattaataagttattttattttaattaacttactcCTAGTCAGACAATTTGACAAGGAGTGTAAAGATATATACAATCttacataacataaaaattaacagaaattaaattagattaaaatggACACAGAtggtaaaaaatgttaaatatataatatattatgtatacataagtGGCCCAACGCCCAAGAAGTAAGCTACAGTTACAATgcaataatgcattatttaaatttcgaaGCACACGATCCATAGGGTGAATTTAACCATATAGGTAATTAGAAGAGTGTGATGGTTGATGGGACGTGAAAAGGATTGTGAACTCTTGTAGGATAGGACGGTCTATCAGCcacatcattatttatttataatttatacatcatatttcatgttatgttttttatatcattacttAGGTAcacttaaagtaatttattttaacattaataatacagtcAGTCAAACTAATTTTCCCGGAAAACATTGCATTTttgtaaatgatattttatgaaaatatataacaaataacaataaaagtatataaagaTTCTAcgtctttataaataatgatgttttatttGAGATTGTGCTCactaacaattttatcataagtATTTTCCAGTAAACAcaatacgtaggtataaccttcgtttgtacataataagcataataaaaaaaaatatgtcaataatACGTGTAATACGTATTGGTACCTAGTTGGTCAAACTTCAATCAATATATGTGTAA
Proteins encoded in this region:
- the LOC114131408 gene encoding 7SK snRNA methylphosphate capping enzyme-like, which translates into the protein MQSSSSQKRYKPLQIVKISAISNQKNNRNEPKFKDKNALFKYGNYNRYYGYRNPDDEDNRLKVLTERIDLFCGKDVLDIGCNIGHVTFSVARDFGAKSVVGMDIDRKLINIARKNIQHYINDTAQSSLHRSLDYHFKDNASRSHNDPNCDKIKSFPTSLATLYGPINLPGMTVSGRFPYNVSFLQGNYVLESDHLLSLETCKFDVILCLSITKWLHLNWGDDGLKRAFKRMYAQLRPGGILVVEPQPWKSYSRRKTLTENIWKNYKNIQLKPTMFTDYLLNEVGFSNCESISIPYNPSKGFQRPLSLYKKPFISA